TACCATATTGCGGTCCACATTCGGCAGCAGATCATAGTCTGCCTTGAACCTTCCCGCAAACGGCTCTTCCCGGTTCAGGTCGAAATCGTAGGCCATAGCTGCATTCGCTGCAATTTCGACCGAACGTTCCCCACCGATGCCACTGCTTTGAGACACAATCCTGCGCATCAACCCTTGCATACGCGAAGTCAAATACCGCTCACCAAATCCCGTCGATTGGTTTCCAAGGCACTTGCGCAATGCACTCGCGGCCAAAGCTGCGCCAGTGAATTCCGACATGTTTTCACGCGTCGGGGCAAAAGCCTCCTCCGTCATGATTCGATCCTTGGTCACAACATCCGACAAATGGGCGCGGCCCTTGCCTCCATCGATGACCATGCGGACGTTACCGTACTGTCCGCTCAAATGAACAACACCGAATTGCTTTCCCATGTCATTTTTGTTTATGGGTAAAGTAATACACCAATACGCACACGTCAATTCCGCTCGAATCACACAAGGCGATTGGCAAAAAACTTGGTTTTTTATGCCCCACATCACGCCGACGTGGAGCGGCTAACGGCTGTTACAAGAGGAAGTGCAAAGTTTACAGCCAGCAATGATTTACATGTTTTACTCCTTTCCTAATTAAACCATAATATATTTAATTTCTCTTCGTGCCTTCGTGTCTTAGTGGCTAAAATTACTTGGTGTCTTTGTGCCTTGGTGGCCAGAATTAACAACAGCAACAGTTTATTTCTTCAAATTCATTCTTTGCAAATCTATACGCCAAGAATTCAATTATGGTACATCAAAACGAAAATATTTTTTATTTTTTTTCACCCCAATTTTCCCGCAATGACATACCTCTCCTGATCGGCTTATTCCGCTGTATATCAACCCATTTTGACCATAATAAATATTCTCCTTTGCACCGCAAGACGGCGCAATGATTGTGGTCAAAGCATTACCTTTTGATAGGTCATTTTGCAAATGGGCAAACCAGGTTTGGCCCGTCACTCTGGATGCACAACACCCGAAGCGGAAGAACGCACCACCCTCATTATTTCGGGTGGCAGCCAGTTGTTAGCAAGAGTATTACAGCATGATGTTTCCGGACCCGCCTGGCAGACTCCGGGCAACATGTTTCAATAATACAACATCCCAAAACCCCGCGCAGCAAGAATGTACGAACGGGCGCTCTGGAAGGACGAAGTGGCACATCTATTTATCCAACGGGCAGTTTGGAAGGACGAAGTGGTCGTATTCTGGACGAACGGTACATATTCCGGCCGAATGGGCACTGTGGCACTGCCACAGCCCTGTTCTCTCACACTAGTCTCACACTTCAACTCACACCCTTGCCCTTTGCCGTTTTCCTTGCCCTATGCCCAAACCCACACCGTTCTCGACAACGGTACCTACGAATCCGTCTTGCCCCCTTCCCAGCCTCACCCACTGAACCACACCATTTCCGAACGGCCCTGCTGCACCGAACCGCACATTACCCGTCGCCCAGAATGGGCCGACTGTTGGTAGCCCGAGGCGGCAGCCTCGGGTGTAGTAACGCCCCCAAAGTTTGCGGCCCGCCCTGGCGGGCCGCTTACAAAAAAATCTGACCCTTGGATTGCTACCTATCCCAAAGTTGAAGCGCAAGTTTCCGAACGGGAGCTGGACAACCTCACACTACGTTCTCGCCCTTGCCATGACGCACAACCAACCCTCTTCCAAACGCGCACTCAAACTCACACTGAATGCACGCCCTTGCCCAGAACTCGCACCGTTTCTGGACGAAGTGGTCGTATTCTGGATGAACGGGCACCGTGGCACTGCCAAAGCCCTGTTCACTCACACTCGAACTCACACGCTTGCTCGAATCCCACACCGTTTTTTTCGCACCCTTGCTCGATTCCCACACCGTTTCTCACACCCTTGCCCTTGCCCGCACCTTCTGGGGCTGCTACACGCGTTTAGACAGTAGCCTTAGCGACTTCTTTGCGTACCGTCACAGCTTTGAGGCGACCAACATGACCGATCTGACCAATGAGCTGACGATACGGGTGACGCTGCTGTACGTGTGGCGGGCAGAGATGCCTACGGTCGAGTCCAAGAAGTTTCCGAGACACGGGAACAAAGCCATGTTCCGCACGGAAGCCGAGACCCAGCACCGCAGCCTCGAACGGACAAAACTCTATCTGAAACTCAGCAAACTCCGCTTCAATGCGCGACTCGACCAGGTCACTTGTGGTTCGGAGCGCAACCTGGAAAAACGCCAGCTGGCCGCACTGACGAACTGAGATTGTTGCACCGTACTGACCACAATCCACAAACAGTTGTAGATATCGCACATTGACTGGGAGGGATCTGATTTTGAACTTCATGGCATCATCATGAAGAAAAACACAGGAAATATGAGCTTCGCAGAATTGGCTTTAAGCAAGCGCAAGATCAATACACGCTTTTTCGATGCCGTCAATGCTATGATCGACTGGGGGCGTATCGAAAGGGTCATTGATCAATTTGACACACGTGGGAAACGCTTAGATGGCAATCCCTGCTACGCTGGCCTCGTGCTTTTCAAAATGAGTTTACTTGGAATTTGGTATGGTCTGAGTGACAGGGAATTGGAGGACCACGTGAATGATTCGATTTCCTTTACACGGTTCTGCGGCCTATCCCTGGAGGATTCCATACCGGACCACAGCATCGTGTCCCGGTTCCGAACCATGCTGTCCACCCAGGAAGTATGGCATACCCTTTTGGACGAAGTGAACCGTCAATTGCAAGAAAAAGGGCTGTTGGTTCGTACCGGGACGATCGTGGACGCTTCCATCACAGAGAGCCCGCTGAAGCCAAAGGGCAAGGCGCAATACGAAGTTGTTGCTGATAATGAGACGGTTGAGTCAGATAACGGGTCACAAGACGGGGCCAAGCTGCAGAAGATGGTCAAGCCGGGTGTGGACATTGAGGCGGCGTGGACAAAAAAGGCCGGCAAGCTATATTACGGCTACAAAAAGCACCACGCTACTGATATGAACGGCATCGTGCTTGCAGTAGAAACAACAGCAGCCAACACCCATGACGGTCAAGTCCTGGAGTTGCTGATCGAGCGCGCTGAGCCTGCCCCCAAGACTTCGCTTTATGCTGACAAGGGATATTGCTCGGAGGCCAATTCCAAGTACTTGCGAAGCAAGCAGTTATACAACGGGATAATGAAAAAAGCGAGTCGAAACCATGAGTTGAGCACATACCACAAGAAGAAAAACAGGCTTATCAGCTCCGTTCGATGGGTTGTCGAGCGAACGTTTGGAGGGCAAAAACGATGGTTCGGCACAGGCAAAGCACGATACCGAGGCCTGGAAAGAACAAACGGTCAACACATTCTAGAAGCGATTTGTTACAACCTGAGACGGGCACCGAGGCTATTGACGGAGCTTAACCTAACATGCTGAATTAGTACCGAAAACCGGAATACGAACAAGTTCTCGAGCAAAAATCGATACCCGAGCCACCTCCCGAGCCCGGATTTGGAAAATAAACAGACTTCCCAAAGGCAAAAAACACCTCAGAATATTTGATGGAGGAAGTGGGGATTTTGGCTTGGGGTTGTGCAACAGTCTCGAACTGTTCCTTCATCGACCGCGCAGAAAACACCCTCATCTCGGTGGCATCCGATGGTCGGAATAATCAATAAGTTCCATTTGCGGATCATTGACGCCCTCGGATTGGCACCATTGGACCAATCAGACTGCGCTGCTCCAACTGCTGGAAGACCGGTACGCCAAGCGGTCAACCATCATCGCCTCCCCATCTCCCCTTGTCCAACTGGCACGAGTACCTCGCAGATCCAATGCTCGGAGAAACCAACATGGATCGCAACTTGTCCGCCAGACGAGGATCACCACCTCCCAAAGGATCGAACCCAAAGGACCCTCATTAAGGAACAAGAAATCAAAAGACACCCTGTAGCTTTGTCATGTTCCTTGAAACACTACCAAAAGTGGTACAGGTTGCGCCGGAATGAGTGGTACAGGTTGGCCGGAATAATCACCAAACTCGTACCGACGGATTGCGGAATCAAGATGGGGTTTGGCGTATGGTTATGTTTTCTTGGGTACTCTATTTTAAAAATCCCCATATCCACAGGGGGTGTAATCACAAATTGCGGAGGCGGGGAGTATAATGGAAGTTGTCTGTTTAGAATCTGAAGCATTTATCGTCTTGTGGAAGAGAAGGGCCAATATCCCATTACGGAGCCTAATTGTTCAGTTACTTCCATCGTTTTGCTGTGCTGACCAATAATAAAGGGTATCTTGACTATACCATGCAAAACCATTCTCCAATATTTTTATGGAATGAAAAGGAGAAAAGTGATTATGAATAGTTAGGGCAGATTCCAATTGATCTTCACCCCGCAAATTATAAATAGTTGTGCTTTTCTCTGTCCTAGAATAGGATATCATAAAAATTGAAGAATCAATAACAACAACCTTATTCTCCTTCCCCAATAGGTTTTCATTATTTGTTAGAATGCATTCATCCTCATGCATAAGTCGTACTAGTTTACTTGTTTGATTGAATAGTAGATTGTTCTTAGATTTTGAATAATAAATCCCCTCATAGAATATTTCGGTATCAGAATTGATCAAATAGTAATACGGCTGTCTAGTTTGCAAAATAATTGATGAAGAATCCAGATGTACTCGATCAATATAGGTTCCAATTGGATTATTGAATGAATATTCCCTTTTATCACTAAACTCTAAACTTAAGTTGTATTTATTCAAAACGATTTTGGGTTGTTTTCTTTCCGAGTAAGAATCAATAAAGGCCACAATTAGATTCTTATTCAAGAAATTAAGAAGAACAGTCTTGTTGGTATTAACAAAATATTCAGAATCGATTAATTTCTTTTTTTCTAGATTTAGGTCGATTAAATCTATTTTCAAAATAAAGGAGTCTCTATAAAGGAATAAATCATTCGTTGAAACTGAAATATCAAAGTTTGAGGGAGTTGGAACCCAAAATTGGCTGCCAATCGGCGCATAATGAAAGTAGTCTCTGGTAAAACCGAACTTTGCTAGAGATCCCATTGGAACACGTTTCAATTTCAATTCAGCTCTTGAATCCTTGTTCTTTTCCGAATTCAATTGACATGCTCCAAACGACATTTGAACAATCATAATTGAAATTAATACCATTTTTAGCCCTTTCATAGCTTCAATTCAAAATCAAACAAATTCTTTATCTTTCAGGATCATTCTCTACTTCCTGAAAAGGATTCTTAACGGTTTTACTTTGATGGTCAGTACAGTTCGTCTCATCCAATGGTGTAGTTACCTTTCTTGGTGCTGGTTGCAAACCTCTCAATACATTCCACTCATAGATATCCCCATAATCATGTTGGTACTCACCCTGCTGGGGAGGACACGCTGGCTGATTCCCCTGAACGCCTACGAGCCAATCTCCTCCTTCGGTGTTCTCTTGGGAGCCAACTAATACAATGACGGAATGCGTGTATACTCCATCCTCGTCATTATCTACAAGTATTAAATTACCTTTGGTCGCATTATTTCTATCAATTATCGTCGCATTGCGTCGAAGAGCATTCGCATTAACTGAATTAAATACATCGTTAAAAAACTGATCCTTCGCATTCGGATCACAAATATCATACTTTGAATCGCTAGAACTTATAATTCGCCCTGTTGCAGTCACAAGGCTAATTTCCAATCCTTGGCTATATGCATATTCTAGTATTGTCGAAACAGCGAAATCTGCACAATCAAAATGTGTGTTTTCATCATGGTACCTCTGAACAAGACCATCGATACTCTTTTTGTACCCTTGAATATCAGATGAATTCCATGTCCTTGTCTTGTTCCATGCCTCTAATCCATCTAGATCAATTGCCTGAACTGGGGTATTGGATGCATATTGATAGGTGGTTAACTCAGGATAATCTGGCGCCAATGGATCTACACTCAAAAACCTCCCCAACCTAGGATCATGAACCCTGAACCCATAGTCGAGCATCGCCCCGATTCCATTCCACTCATTGTCCTTCTCCTTCCCATTGTACCCATAACGATACTCCTCGCTAACATATCCCCGCTGAGGCATCTCCATCCCAAAAGGATAGTAGTCCTGCATCCGTACCACATCCCCTTCGTAGTACTCAACAATCCAGTCAGGGGAGCCCGTCTCAATGCCCAACTTCAAGTCCGAGACCACGGCCACGATGTCGCCAAGATGATTCTTCAACTCATACCGCTTCCCCCCGCGCGACAACAGGTAGCTCCCGACTCCAGGAACAGGCAAGGGCAAAGGCTCCACCGCAGGGTCAGACTGCCCGACCACACCACCGCCATGATACACAGGCCCGCCACCCACGACAACTGGGTCCAGAGAAAATCCCCTCCGCAAAACAGACGTCAAAGAACCCCTCACCTCCAAAGAGTCGATGAGACTGTCCACAACTTCGTCATTTTCCGCCGCAAGTCCAAAGTATTCCCCATAACCCAGCCGGTCCACTTCAAGCGAATCCCCACCGGGCTCCTGATACAACACCGCTACAAGTCCACCCTTGTCAGGCAGCGCCATGTCCATCTGTGCACGCAGGACTGAAAACTTGGAGTCCTGCCTCATGTTTTCAGGCAGCATCGCCAGGCGACCAAAAAGCTCCACACTATCCGTAAAAGCCACCACCAACCGCTGCTGCGGCTCCAAGTATCCGCACTGTCCAGCACCACCGTATCCCCAGAGAGAAGCTCCACGAGGGAAAAATAACTCAAAGGCAACCGTCGGTCAGTGTTATTCACCAAGACCACGTACTCCCCCTCATTCCGCTCCGATTGATCAGGATCGGCAGGGTCCTTCCACTTCGGGCTGTCGTACATCACCTTCTCCGACCACCAGCGCCCGGTACGTCCAAGACGGATCAAACACAGGCCCAAGGCTCATCAACTCACTTCGCAGCAGCAAGTTCGCCGTCACCATTCCAAGTCGATCGGCCCCATAGATCGGAAACTCCTTCACCCGCGTATGCTTCCACCCTGTGGCCCGCGTCTGCTCATACACCGCCATCACATTCCCTTGCGGGTCCAGCGCATACCAAGTATCCGTCGTATCGGGGTCCGCATCCTCCACGGGCATCAAAACCTGCTTATGGATCCTGCGTCCCAAGCCGTCATACCAGAAATACAAATCCGGCATCCCAAGGTTCCTGCCATCTGTATCGCGGATCACAGCCCGCACCTTTCCCTGCAGGTCCCAAAGGATCGTGTCGATATGCTCCGAGCTGTCCCGAACCAAGTTCCCGATGGCGTCATAGCGGTAATTGAAAACATCGGGATTCCCGAATCCACCCGCCTGATCGTCGATGTCCATGTCCACCAACGTGCCGGAAATCCCGTCCCGCACCACCTTCAACTTGTTGTCCAGCAAATGGCCGCTGCCAGGTTCGCGGTTGTAGTGGTACTCCTGAATGTCCATGTCCCAAGCCTCCCAGTCCGTGCCCGTCCAGTAGGGGAGGCAGCGGTGCATGTAGAGGATGTTGCCGTTCCTGTCATAGCCATAGTCCGTGTCGAAGTAGCCCGTGTTGCCCGCAAGCCGGTCCCAGCCGAGGAAGTCCCGGATATACGACCGCGACTGCTTGATGCGGTTGAGTTGGTCATATTGGTAGGCCATCGCATTGTAGCTTGCCCCGCTGTAACTGCTCATCCCCGCAGGGAAGTTCAGGTCAGTGATCATCAAGGCGATGTTCCCGTTGTAAAGCCCCGCACCTTGGCTTGGCAGTGTCAGGATGTCAGCGGCCATGTCAGTCCACGCAGCCGCAGTGCTTCCCATGTTCACCGTCCCGATCGGATCATAGTCCCCGTCATAGAAGCCCAGGTGGTAGGAATAGGCATCCCGCGCCGCCCAGCGGTCCAAGTTGGCCCCGGCAGTCACATCCCCGTCACGCCCGGGCTCGTTCAACCCGGAGAAATCCCCCGGCATGTTCACCCCCTTGATCCACCCATGGATGCTATGCAGGTAATCCTGCCCCTGCACATGGTCCTGCCCGACCTCAAGCCGCGCCAGCGGCCCGTGTTTGTAATAAAAATACCGCCCGTCCAAGTCCCAAAACAGCTTGTCCCGCGAGGTCCGCACCTTGGTCAAGCGGTTGTCCGCATCATAGCTGTAACGGTGCGCAAAGAAGTCCCGGAACCCGTCCTGATAACGCACCTCGCGCACATTTCCCGAGACCAGCTCGTAGTCATAGTCAAGGTTCTGTATCCCCAGCCCCCTAGTCTCTTCACACATCTTCGGGAACAAAGATTTCCATGGCTTCCTCCATTGTGTATAGTTTTATTAGACCGCGGTGGATGGTTATTGGCCCTGCCCTTGACCCGGATTCGTAACCGTCCCAACCGCCCATGCGTGCCACGACCCACCTTGCCCATTGGATTGAGTGCAAAGTGTAGGGGTTCTGCTGCTTTTTGGTTTTGCCTTCATATTTGCGGTTTAGTAATTCCAATAGCAGCAATGTACGGTGGCGGAATATTGCGGTGGCGGAATACACGGAACCGCCTGACCGTGAATAAGTAAGTTGCATAATATGTAAGGATGTCTGCAATGCGATTAGCACAAGATTTTTCAATGCCCTTGCGGTTTCCAGCTGACTTTCCTCGATGGCAAGCCCCTTGGACTTGAGGGTTCTGAATAACTGCTCGATTTGCCACCTGGCGGAGTACCATTCGACCATTTGCAATGCCTCGTCAAGGGTTTCCACACTGTGGGAGGTCAACAGCCGCCAATGCACCCGTTTTTCTCCTTTCGGGACGGTGTGGTCCGTCTCCTTTGCCTCGACCCAGTGGACCTCCACCTCCTTTGCTAGGTCGGCAGCCACCCCGGATGTGCGCGGAATAGCCACCTTGCCGAACCTGATCTCCAGCGACGCCTCCCGCTCGGGCCGGCCCTTTCTGGCAGGGAGTTGGACCCGCCTCAGCCCGGCATGCTCAAATGTGGCGAAGAAGTCGTAAAGTTTTTGGCTGTTGGCAAGCAACCTGTTGTGGTTCGATCGTAGCAGGAAGTCGGTCTGGTGGTCGGGGACTTGCGCCATGACCTCGAACTTGTCCATCTCCCTATCACCGACCACGGTCAACTTGGCGCCCTCGGGCAACACCTCCTTCGCTTTGTTTGGGCCGTCGACCCAACGCTTGGATTCCTTGTCCCTGCCAGCTCCACTCTTGCCCTTCTCATGTTGCCCGTTGTCGTTGTCACGGCCCCATAATTCGACATTGCCTACCCCCACCGCGCATAATTCCACGGCATCGACCATCAGGCAAACGTGGGCAAAAAGCCCATGATCGACATCGTTGCCCACCAACCCAAGCTCGAAAGGATCTCGCCGTCCGTTGTTGTGGGCGTAGTTGAGCTCGGTCGTGTCTTGCAGGCAAAGGTAGTGCCTGGGCATCAAAGCCTGCTTACAGTGAGACTGAATCGCACCGAGAATCAACCCAGGTTCGACGCGCTCGTTCCGCAAAAAGCGATAGTAACCCATCATCTCAGCCCGGTCGGAGCCCAGCCTGTTGACAACAACCGTCTGCTGTTCCGCCATCCGAGAAAGGATGGCAGCCCCCTTTTTACCAGACGTTTGTCTGGCAGAATTCCCTCCAAAGACATGATGGGTGAAATCATAAGCTTTTGGAAGCACAAGTTACCTGACAAGGAACCGCTGGACAAGGCGACCTATCCGCACTTTAAGCATCTTGAGACCAACTTTTTGGACAGCCAAAAGATGTGTGAAGAGACTAGCCCCTAGGGGTCGGGGTCATGGGACTGAGGCTCCGGACTCAGAGTACCTGATCTACCTGGCAGCGCGACCCACCGACTTCACGACTTTCGGGATCGAAGTCGCCATGGCGACCAGCGTGCCGTTCATCCCAGCCAACCTAGATGAGTACTTCGAGCCGGACCGCGCATGCGCAGATCACAGAGGGCGGGCGCCTACCGCGCAATTCGTTTGAGAGGCTCCGGTCGGGGGTGGCGATGAAGGTCGCGGACCTGCTTGTGGGTAGCCCGTTTCGTGGGCAACAGGAATATGACACGATCTACATAGACTCGCGGCACAAGCCCATCCACCACCCCACCCCCACGGCGATCCCCGCCGAGACCTACCGTGCCAGCCTCGGCAACAACGCCGCGGCTGGCAGCGCGGCCGCGGAGCAAAAGAAGCTCTCGGCGGCTGGTCGCCGGCCAAGGTGAAGGTGCATCAGGAGGGCTACGCGGTCGCCCGCACGGTCGATTCTGGGCCTGCACAATAACCCCAGGGCGGGAGTCGCCGAGGCCGCGGGCCTGCTGGCAGAGCTGCTGCCAGGCGCAGCCCGAGCTGGAGGAAGGTGCAGGTGGTGGCGGCTTTTGAGATGGCATGAGGTGCCAGTGCTCGTCGGGGGGCATGGGTTTTCAACAATATGCCTGATCGGGCGGATGTGGATAAATGTTTGGAAAGCTGGGTTTTGCTTTTTTTGATTGCTTTTCTTAAACTTGTTTTCAATCTAAACTAAAGGAGCTTTGGTAACAAAAATGACTGAATTTGGTTTGGATTGGTGGGTCTGGGAGAGGTTGGATGCCTAAAGGGATGTTTGGGATCTTGATCCATTGACTTCATATCTTTGGCTACTTACTTCATTGGCCTTGGCACTTAAAACCTCGGCGGGAAAGCCGATTATTGATTCATATTCGTTTTTGTTATGCATTACTTGAGACCGATATTGAAAAGGCGTTTATGGGGGCAGGCTGCGGTGCGGCTGGGATTGATGTTTTTGTTGGGTTGGGAGGTGGGGAGTGCTCAGGTCATTTTTGAACGCGGGCGGCCTTTTCTTCGAGCAAATGGGGCAGAGCCCATTCATGGGGCTTTTCGTAATTGGACATTACCCAGTCAGCATGGTAGTCAATATTTGAGACGGATCAAGAAAGTGGGGACGAAGGGTGATATCAGCGGAAGAAGGAGCTGGGATGAGTTTGAAACCTCACCCAGTTTAGTTGGCTTGAAGCCGATAGTGTGGGCAGATTAGCAGTCACGATCCAATACAGATTTGAAAATGAGTTGACGTCACAGCATTTGGCTGAGCGTTCAAAGTTATATATGCAAAATGCGGCATTGGACACAATTGGAATGGTTGAGATAGCATTTGAATATGCATGAAGGTGGTGAACTGCGGTCTCTCGTAGTAGTATCTTCACAAGGCAAGACGCTCAGCGCATTTGATTTCCAAAGTCAATGAAGCCTATAAGACAACGGTCTATTGGGATACGGTCGACAGGGGATTACAAGAAAAGAAAACTCAAATCAGTGTCCCGCGATGGTCTGTTAGCATAGACGATTTT
This genomic stretch from Bacteroidota bacterium harbors:
- a CDS encoding RHS repeat-associated core domain-containing protein, producing MLPENMRQDSKFSVLRAQMDMALPDKGGLVAVLYQEPGGDSLEVDRLGYGEYFGLAAENDEVVDSLIDSLEVRGSLTSVLRRGFSLDPVVVGGGPVYHGGGVVGQSDPAVEPLPLPVPGVGSYLLSRGGKRYELKNHLGDIVAVVSDLKLGIETGSPDWIVEYYEGDVVRMQDYYPFGMEMPQRGYVSEEYRYGYNGKEKDNEWNGIGAMLDYGFRVHDPRLGRFLSVDPLAPDYPELTTYQYASNTPVQAIDLDGLEAWNKTRTWNSSDIQGYKKSIDGLVQRYHDENTHFDCADFAVSTILEYAYSQGLEISLVTATGRIISSSDSKYDICDPNAKDQFFNDVFNSVNANALRRNATIIDRNNATKGNLILVDNDEDGVYTHSVIVLVGSQENTEGGDWLVGVQGNQPACPPQQGEYQHDYGDIYEWNVLRGLQPAPRKVTTPLDETNCTDHQSKTVKNPFQEVENDPER
- a CDS encoding IS4 family transposase, translated to MLPKAYDFTHHVFGGNSARQTSGKKGAAILSRMAEQQTVVVNRLGSDRAEMMGYYRFLRNERVEPGLILGAIQSHCKQALMPRHYLCLQDTTELNYAHNNGRRDPFELGLVGNDVDHGLFAHVCLMVDAVELCAVGVGNVELWGRDNDNGQHEKGKSGAGRDKESKRWVDGPNKAKEVLPEGAKLTVVGDREMDKFEVMAQVPDHQTDFLLRSNHNRLLANSQKLYDFFATFEHAGLRRVQLPARKGRPEREASLEIRFGKVAIPRTSGVAADLAKEVEVHWVEAKETDHTVPKGEKRVHWRLLTSHSVETLDEALQMVEWYSARWQIEQLFRTLKSKGLAIEESQLETARALKNLVLIALQTSLHIMQLTYSRSGGSVYSATAIFRHRTLLLLELLNRKYEGKTKKQQNPYTLHSIQWARWVVARMGGWDGYESGSRAGPITIHRGLIKLYTMEEAMEIFVPEDV
- a CDS encoding IS5 family transposase translates to MKKNTGNMSFAELALSKRKINTRFFDAVNAMIDWGRIERVIDQFDTRGKRLDGNPCYAGLVLFKMSLLGIWYGLSDRELEDHVNDSISFTRFCGLSLEDSIPDHSIVSRFRTMLSTQEVWHTLLDEVNRQLQEKGLLVRTGTIVDASITESPLKPKGKAQYEVVADNETVESDNGSQDGAKLQKMVKPGVDIEAAWTKKAGKLYYGYKKHHATDMNGIVLAVETTAANTHDGQVLELLIERAEPAPKTSLYADKGYCSEANSKYLRSKQLYNGIMKKASRNHELSTYHKKKNRLISSVRWVVERTFGGQKRWFGTGKARYRGLERTNGQHILEAICYNLRRAPRLLTELNLTC